One Scyliorhinus canicula chromosome 14, sScyCan1.1, whole genome shotgun sequence genomic region harbors:
- the gpr18 gene encoding N-arachidonyl glycine receptor — protein sequence MEIQNSNLSDLQPLEFRIGAIIFYSTVFIIGLAVNVTAIWVFSCTTKKATSVNIYMTNVALLDVIFVILLPFRMIYYGKNYWPFGNVFCRINAAFTIFYPSIALWLLAFISVDRYMAVVQPKHSKELRHIGKAAVSCIGIWIMTTVSVLPLMFSKNDPDKVSNFTTCLKMLDIIHLKEANSVNFVRVILFFLLPLFIMIGCYCTIINNLLKGKTSKLKPKTKEKSIKIIVTLIVQVLVCFVPYHICFVLLLLQSGHTDFNAWAAFTTFLMNLSTCLDMILYYIVSKHFQARVISVIYYRNYLRSVRRKSFRTGSFRSLSNINISDM from the coding sequence ATGGAAATACAGAACAGCAATCTCTCGGACCTGCAGCCCCTGGAGTTCAGAATAGGGGCGATTATCTTCTACAGCACTGTTTTCATAATCGGGCTGGCTGTTAATGTGACTGCAATCTGGGTCTTCAGCTGCACCACCAAAAAAGCCACATCTGTGAACATATATATGACGAATGTCGCTCTGCTGGATGTCATTTTTGTAATACTGCTTCCATTCCGGATGATCTACTATGGGAAGAACTACTGGCCCTTTGGTAACGTCTTCTGCCGCATCAATGCTGCGTTCACTATATTTTACCCCAGTATTGCCCTGTGGCTTTTAGCCTTCATCAGTGTTGACCGTTACATGGCAGTGGTCCAACCCAAACACAGCAAGGAGCTGCGCCACATCGGCAAAGCTGCGGTAAGCTGCATCGGAATCTGGATAATGACCACTGTGTCTGTTCTGCCATTGATGTTTTCAAAGAACGACCCCGACAAGGTCTCGAACTTCACAACCTGCCTAAAAATGCTCGACATCATTCACTTGAAGGAAGCCAACAGCGTGAACTTTGTCCGGGTGATTTTATTTTTCCTCCTGCCCCTTTTCATCATGATAGGATGTTACTGCACCATCATCAACAATCTCCTTAAAGGAAAAACGTCAAAACTGAAGCCAAAAACTAAAGAAAAATCCATCAAAATAATTGTGACACTTATTGTTCAAGTACTGGTTTGTTTTGTTCCCTATCATATCTGTTTTGTTTTATTACTGTTACAAAGCGGCCACACTGATTTCAATGCCTGGGCTGCCTTCACTACGTTCCTGATGAACCTTAGCACTTGCCTTGACATGATCCTGTATTATATAGTGTCAAAGCACTTTCAGGCCAGAGTGATCAGCGTCATTTACTATCGGAACTACCTGCGGAGTGTACGGCGGAAAAGCTTCAGAACTGGCAGCTTCCGCTCGCTCAGCAACATCAACATCAGTGACATGTAA